The following proteins are encoded in a genomic region of Heliangelus exortis chromosome 7, bHelExo1.hap1, whole genome shotgun sequence:
- the MBL2 gene encoding mannose-binding protein C isoform X1, which yields MTLLQPFSALLLWISLLMVTSSVNPDKPEEKIYSCPVIQCSAPAVHGLPGRDGRDGPKGEKGEPGEGLRGLHGFPGKMGPPGIKGDLGPQGEKGEKGECDGVVSNDLQRQVTALEMKVQTLESELNRYKRVLILKNTRSIGKKIFVSTEREETFANGKSLCGKAGGALASPVNEAENTALKDLITPSKQAYIGISDEQTEGRFEYLTGGTVTYTNWKAGEPNNLKNEDCAVIQDSGKWNDLSCSNSRALIICELLS from the exons ATGACTCTACTTCAGCCTTTCAGTGCCTTGCTACTTTGGATTTCCCTGCTGATGGTAACAAGTTCAGTTAACCCAGATAAACCTGAAGAGAAAATTTATTCCTGCCCAGTAATTCAGTGCAGTGCTCCTGCAGTCCATGGCTTGCCAGGCAGAGATGGAAGAGATGGTCCCAAAGGTGAAAAGGGAGAGCCAG GAGAAGGACTTAGAGGTCTACATGGTTTCCCTGGAAAAATGGGACCTCCAGGAATAAAAGGAGATTTAGGACCacaaggagagaaaggagaaaaaggagaatgtgatg GTGTAGTAAGCAATGACCTGCAGAGACAAGTAACTGCTTTGGAAATGAAAGTACAGACTTTGGAGAGTGAACTAAATAGATACAAAAGAG ttttgattttaaagaacACCAGGAGTattggtaaaaaaatatttgtctcaactgaaagagaagaaacttTTGCCAATGGAAAATCCCTttgtggaaaagctggaggtGCCCTTGCCTCTCCTGTGAATGAGGCTGAGAATACAGCTTTAAAAGACTTAATAACACCTTCAAAGCAGGCTTATATTGGGATATCTGATGAACAGACTGAAGGCAGGTTTGAGTATCTGACTGGAGGGACTGTAACTTACACAAACTGGAAAGCTGGAGAACCAAATAATCTAAAAAATGAAGACTGTGCAGTAATACAAGACTCTGGGAAATGGAATGACCTGAGTTGTTCAAATTCACGTGCCTTAATTATTTGTGAACTCTTGAGCTGA
- the MBL2 gene encoding mannose-binding protein C isoform X2, whose amino-acid sequence MVTSSVNPDKPEEKIYSCPVIQCSAPAVHGLPGRDGRDGPKGEKGEPGEGLRGLHGFPGKMGPPGIKGDLGPQGEKGEKGECDGVVSNDLQRQVTALEMKVQTLESELNRYKRVLILKNTRSIGKKIFVSTEREETFANGKSLCGKAGGALASPVNEAENTALKDLITPSKQAYIGISDEQTEGRFEYLTGGTVTYTNWKAGEPNNLKNEDCAVIQDSGKWNDLSCSNSRALIICELLS is encoded by the exons ATGGTAACAAGTTCAGTTAACCCAGATAAACCTGAAGAGAAAATTTATTCCTGCCCAGTAATTCAGTGCAGTGCTCCTGCAGTCCATGGCTTGCCAGGCAGAGATGGAAGAGATGGTCCCAAAGGTGAAAAGGGAGAGCCAG GAGAAGGACTTAGAGGTCTACATGGTTTCCCTGGAAAAATGGGACCTCCAGGAATAAAAGGAGATTTAGGACCacaaggagagaaaggagaaaaaggagaatgtgatg GTGTAGTAAGCAATGACCTGCAGAGACAAGTAACTGCTTTGGAAATGAAAGTACAGACTTTGGAGAGTGAACTAAATAGATACAAAAGAG ttttgattttaaagaacACCAGGAGTattggtaaaaaaatatttgtctcaactgaaagagaagaaacttTTGCCAATGGAAAATCCCTttgtggaaaagctggaggtGCCCTTGCCTCTCCTGTGAATGAGGCTGAGAATACAGCTTTAAAAGACTTAATAACACCTTCAAAGCAGGCTTATATTGGGATATCTGATGAACAGACTGAAGGCAGGTTTGAGTATCTGACTGGAGGGACTGTAACTTACACAAACTGGAAAGCTGGAGAACCAAATAATCTAAAAAATGAAGACTGTGCAGTAATACAAGACTCTGGGAAATGGAATGACCTGAGTTGTTCAAATTCACGTGCCTTAATTATTTGTGAACTCTTGAGCTGA